The proteins below are encoded in one region of Belonocnema kinseyi isolate 2016_QV_RU_SX_M_011 chromosome 1, B_treatae_v1, whole genome shotgun sequence:
- the LOC117167746 gene encoding histone H3: MARTKQTARKSTGGKAPRKQLATKAARKSAPATGGVKKPHRYRPGTVALREIRRYQKSTELLIRKLPFQRLVREIAQDFKTDLRFQSSAVMALQEASEAYLVGLFEDTNLCAIHAKRVTIMPKDIQLARRIRGERA, encoded by the coding sequence ATGGCTCGTACCAAGCAAACGGCTCGTAAATCCACTGGTGGAAAGGCACCAAGGAAGCAGCTGGCCACCAAAGCCGCTCGTAAGAGTGCACCTGCCACTGGTGGCGTAAAGAAACCCCATAGATACAGGCCTGGAACAGTCGCTTTGCGTGAAATTCGTCGCTACCAGAAGAGCACTGAACTGTTGATCCGCAAATTGCCCTTCCAACGTCTCGTTCGTGAAATCGCTCAGGATTTCAAGACTGACTTGCGTTTCCAAAGCTCTGCTGTCATGGCTCTGCAGGAAGCCAGCGAGGCCTACTTGGTCGGTCTCTTTGAAGATACCAATTTGTGCGCGATCCACGCTAAGCGTGTTACCATCATGCCCAAGGATATCCAATTGGCTCGTCGTATTCGGGGAGAACGTGCTTAG